In Desulfobulbus oralis, one DNA window encodes the following:
- the lpxB gene encoding lipid-A-disaccharide synthase produces the protein MAALPPHSRPEIMIVAGEASGDMHGAALVTELKALRPELRFCGMGGREMASAGVELLADAARLAVVGLVEVLSRLPDILRARRALTARMRARRPELLILIDYPDFNLLLARFAKKLGIPVLYYISPQIWAWRKQRVHSIGRLTDCVAVILPFEAELYTRHGYQARFVGHPLLDRVHPEVPRAQFLANLHLAAERPVVGIMPGSRRREIQSLLPAFLATAARLDAEAPEARRPVFLLPQASTVKRSLLDECGLLQYQSRLDIRVLTEQRYSLMAACDAALAASGTVTLELALLRVPTVAAYRVAFHSYWLGKLIIRVLPFFSLPNLIAGRQIIPELLQDAVTPKRLLASIRPLLGAGKARSEMLAGFDEIKKQLGSAGAARRTARLALQLMGDGGLRRDEADL, from the coding sequence ATGGCCGCCCTGCCCCCGCACAGCAGACCGGAAATCATGATTGTGGCCGGCGAGGCCTCGGGCGACATGCACGGTGCGGCACTGGTGACGGAGTTGAAAGCCCTGCGGCCGGAACTCCGTTTCTGTGGCATGGGCGGTCGGGAAATGGCCAGCGCCGGCGTGGAATTGCTGGCCGATGCGGCCCGGCTCGCGGTCGTGGGCCTGGTGGAGGTTCTGAGCCGGCTGCCCGACATCCTGCGGGCCAGACGTGCGCTGACCGCGCGGATGCGGGCCCGGCGGCCGGAGCTGCTCATTCTCATCGACTATCCGGACTTCAATCTCCTGCTGGCCCGCTTCGCCAAAAAACTGGGCATTCCGGTTCTGTACTATATCAGCCCGCAGATCTGGGCCTGGCGCAAGCAGCGGGTGCACAGCATCGGCCGCCTGACAGACTGCGTGGCCGTGATCCTGCCCTTTGAGGCGGAACTGTACACGAGACACGGCTATCAGGCCCGCTTTGTGGGCCATCCGCTCCTGGACCGCGTGCATCCGGAAGTGCCGCGCGCGCAGTTTCTGGCGAATCTGCACCTTGCCGCAGAGCGGCCGGTCGTGGGCATCATGCCTGGCAGCCGGCGACGGGAGATCCAGAGCCTGCTGCCGGCCTTTCTGGCCACCGCGGCCCGACTGGACGCCGAGGCCCCGGAGGCAAGACGGCCGGTGTTTCTGCTGCCCCAGGCCTCGACCGTCAAGCGGAGCCTGCTGGACGAATGCGGCCTCCTGCAATATCAGAGCCGGCTGGATATCCGGGTCCTCACCGAACAGCGCTACAGCCTGATGGCCGCCTGCGACGCGGCGCTCGCCGCCTCGGGCACGGTCACGCTGGAGCTGGCCCTGCTTCGGGTGCCGACCGTGGCCGCCTATCGCGTGGCCTTCCATTCCTACTGGCTCGGCAAACTCATCATCCGCGTTCTGCCCTTCTTTTCTCTGCCCAACCTGATTGCGGGTCGTCAGATCATTCCTGAGCTGCTGCAGGATGCGGTCACACCTAAACGGCTGCTGGCCAGCATCCGACCGCTACTGGGCGCGGGCAAGGCCCGCAGCGAGATGCTTGCGGGCTTTGACGAAATCAAAAAACAACTGGGCTCTGCCGGCGCCGCCCGCCGTACCGCCCGGCTGGCGCTGCAGCTCATGGGAGATGGCGGGCTGCGCCGGGATGAAGCAGACCTTTAG
- a CDS encoding MotA/TolQ/ExbB proton channel family protein — protein sequence MELLMRGGILMWPLLGISIVSLAVIIERCLFFAQCCFPARGAQRIDILVRQSLATQDVTPLIHALEQSEVLQPFAEILRDSAHPNREAALQATGEGVLQALEKRLSLLRLLGQTAPLLGLLGTVIGMINTFARIASAASGVDMGMLADGIWQALITTAAGISIAIPVTLCVGLFQSRTRAVREALTLVGNAALTLVDAHRK from the coding sequence ATGGAATTACTCATGCGGGGTGGCATACTCATGTGGCCGTTGCTGGGCATTTCCATTGTGTCGTTGGCCGTAATTATTGAGCGGTGTTTATTTTTTGCACAGTGCTGCTTCCCTGCCAGGGGGGCACAGAGAATAGATATCCTCGTGCGGCAAAGCCTAGCAACACAAGATGTAACACCTCTCATCCACGCTCTGGAACAATCGGAGGTACTACAACCTTTTGCAGAAATTCTCCGTGATTCTGCCCACCCTAACCGTGAGGCCGCTCTGCAGGCCACTGGAGAAGGAGTACTGCAGGCTCTGGAAAAACGCTTATCTCTCTTGCGCCTCTTGGGGCAAACAGCCCCTCTGTTAGGTCTTTTAGGCACGGTTATCGGAATGATCAACACCTTTGCCCGCATCGCTTCGGCCGCATCCGGCGTAGATATGGGGATGCTGGCAGATGGCATTTGGCAGGCGCTCATCACCACTGCCGCAGGCATTAGTATAGCTATACCCGTGACGCTGTGCGTAGGGCTTTTTCAAAGCCGTACCCGTGCCGTGCGTGAAGCCTTGACGCTGGTTGGCAACGCCGCTCTCACTCTTGTTGACGCACACAGAAAGTAG
- a CDS encoding ExbD/TolR family protein yields MLHFDAKTTDEACTFDLTPLIDIIFILLLFFILAAAFAVRGLSLDLPHAQSSQALSGRVVELHLLADGTFVIDGVPTPREEVRMRIQNLVRHFRTNPGLLVLKAAPAAPVESLIFLVDEVRLQGGEKLHIGTASPTSAHEKP; encoded by the coding sequence ATGCTCCATTTTGACGCTAAAACTACAGATGAGGCGTGTACTTTCGATTTGACGCCGCTTATCGACATTATATTCATTCTGTTGCTTTTCTTTATACTTGCCGCCGCATTTGCTGTTCGTGGGCTGAGTCTGGATTTGCCACACGCCCAAAGCAGTCAGGCACTATCAGGGCGCGTGGTGGAGCTGCACCTTTTGGCTGATGGCACCTTTGTTATTGACGGGGTGCCTACACCACGCGAAGAGGTGCGTATGCGCATCCAGAATTTGGTACGACACTTCCGTACAAACCCCGGACTGCTGGTACTCAAGGCCGCCCCTGCAGCTCCGGTGGAATCCCTGATATTTTTAGTGGATGAAGTACGCCTGCAGGGAGGAGAAAAACTGCACATCGGCACCGCTTCGCCAACCTCAGCTCACGAAAAACCATGA
- a CDS encoding TonB family protein, whose protein sequence is MTDSERLRVGIALSLFAHFLLLNEHWQVITPIPPLTISVSLELESSAVTAAQGTGFGINNPSPEAQEQNRIANMKRKAFLQFLTEVETAIHTRRFERGTANLIGLAQCTFIIQPDGHFAAIDLQKSSGNPQLDAAALYAVRAASGVVKRPKIIGPDPIPMTVQVKYQYGLH, encoded by the coding sequence ATGACAGATTCCGAGCGACTGCGCGTCGGCATCGCTCTGTCACTATTTGCGCACTTTCTCTTGTTAAATGAACATTGGCAAGTGATAACCCCCATTCCACCTCTGACCATTTCGGTCAGTCTGGAGTTGGAATCTTCCGCTGTTACAGCGGCACAGGGGACAGGCTTTGGTATCAACAACCCCAGCCCTGAAGCTCAGGAGCAAAATCGCATTGCCAACATGAAGCGCAAGGCTTTTTTACAATTTTTAACCGAGGTGGAGACCGCCATCCACACCCGTCGCTTTGAGCGGGGGACAGCGAATCTCATTGGACTTGCACAATGTACCTTTATCATACAGCCTGACGGGCACTTTGCCGCAATAGACCTGCAGAAAAGCTCCGGCAATCCACAACTAGACGCCGCCGCCCTGTATGCGGTACGCGCCGCTAGTGGCGTTGTCAAACGTCCAAAAATTATTGGCCCAGACCCCATACCCATGACGGTGCAGGTCAAATACCAATACGGGTTGCACTAA
- a CDS encoding DUF2332 domain-containing protein: MARFEAQARFCKAASPLYHRLFTLLGERLAQDAAFAAWILEAAAGRSSFDVPLLVLAGLHFQVLSRRPEARELAAYYPSVGGPAPATAPGLGPTLFATLDALRDELAAFIATRPVQTNEGARGLCWLLPATYTGWKSAHLVELGASAGLNLAADGRRYELSLQGGGLQVFGLGREDAFAVQGEGDFAPPATGVPPQILSRSGCDLAPLALADSAKRAYLAAFVWADQPARLQALKAGISALLQASSHSPLSFEACRLPEELPAYLAGLGRLAAPCILFNSYITMYLPDRGRGLAPLVARWARAQPHPVLWLQWEHLRGDHAPKAPVPGWLAWQVDLWQNGRHGHWHLAWVHPHGSRVCWLPALAPWRDFWS; this comes from the coding sequence CTGGCCCGGTTCGAGGCCCAGGCCCGCTTCTGCAAGGCCGCCTCTCCACTCTATCACCGCCTTTTTACCCTTTTGGGCGAAAGGCTCGCTCAGGATGCGGCCTTTGCCGCCTGGATCCTGGAGGCGGCGGCAGGCCGCTCCTCCTTTGACGTGCCGCTTCTGGTGCTGGCCGGTCTGCACTTTCAGGTGCTTAGCCGGCGACCGGAGGCCCGCGAACTGGCCGCCTACTATCCCAGCGTGGGCGGCCCGGCCCCGGCCACTGCGCCTGGACTCGGCCCTACGCTTTTTGCCACGCTGGACGCGCTTCGGGACGAGCTGGCCGCCTTCATCGCCACCCGGCCGGTGCAGACGAACGAGGGCGCGCGCGGTCTCTGCTGGCTGTTGCCGGCAACCTATACCGGCTGGAAAAGCGCGCATCTGGTGGAGCTGGGTGCAAGTGCCGGCCTGAACCTGGCAGCCGATGGCAGGCGCTACGAACTCTCCCTGCAGGGCGGCGGCCTGCAGGTCTTTGGCCTGGGCCGGGAAGACGCCTTTGCCGTGCAGGGCGAGGGGGATTTTGCGCCGCCCGCAACCGGAGTTCCGCCGCAGATCCTGTCTCGAAGCGGCTGCGATCTGGCGCCGCTTGCCCTGGCCGACAGCGCAAAGCGGGCCTATCTGGCCGCCTTTGTCTGGGCCGACCAGCCCGCCCGGCTGCAGGCACTCAAGGCCGGCATCTCAGCCCTGCTGCAGGCAAGCAGCCACTCGCCGCTCTCCTTCGAAGCCTGCCGCCTGCCGGAAGAGCTGCCGGCCTATCTTGCGGGCCTTGGCCGGCTGGCTGCACCCTGTATCCTCTTCAACAGCTATATCACCATGTATCTGCCGGACAGGGGCCGGGGACTTGCCCCACTGGTTGCACGCTGGGCCAGGGCACAGCCTCATCCCGTGCTCTGGCTGCAGTGGGAGCATCTGCGCGGCGACCATGCGCCCAAGGCCCCGGTCCCCGGCTGGCTGGCCTGGCAGGTGGATCTGTGGCAAAACGGTCGGCATGGGCACTGGCATCTGGCGTGGGTGCACCCGCACGGCAGCCGCGTCTGCTGGCTTCCGGCTCTGGCCCCATGGCGGGATTTCTGGTCCTAG
- a CDS encoding Gfo/Idh/MocA family oxidoreductase, producing the protein MTESIRIGVIGVGHLGRYHAQKYAAMQGVKLVGVADLNPAQAARAARETGAAAFTDYRELVGKVDAVSVATTTTSHFEVGSFCLQNGMDVMMEKPITTTLAEADTLVRLAADHGRILQVGLIERFNPAIRAIQPSLNLPLFIEAKRVSVFTHRSTDVDVIIDLMIHDLDIILSLVQAPIASLSAVGGPIITPHTDIVNAHLIFQNGCTANITTSRVSPMMERRMRIFQPGECLTIDFNQKSCSQLKLTVDALENMPVPVVREIPVVPADALEQELLDFVGCVRTRRQPTVTGAQGRDALALALEIIAAAQKNHQLLNQTMQAAGFRDCAFLQHATIRP; encoded by the coding sequence ATGACAGAATCCATTCGCATCGGTGTCATTGGCGTGGGTCATCTGGGCCGCTATCATGCCCAGAAATACGCTGCCATGCAGGGCGTCAAGCTGGTTGGAGTCGCTGATCTGAACCCCGCCCAGGCGGCGCGTGCAGCCAGGGAAACCGGCGCCGCCGCCTTTACCGATTACCGCGAACTGGTAGGCAAGGTGGACGCCGTCTCCGTGGCCACCACCACCACCAGTCACTTCGAGGTGGGCAGCTTCTGCCTGCAGAACGGCATGGACGTGATGATGGAAAAGCCCATCACCACCACGCTGGCCGAGGCGGACACGCTGGTCAGGCTCGCGGCGGACCATGGCCGCATCCTGCAGGTGGGCCTGATCGAACGCTTCAACCCGGCCATACGGGCCATCCAGCCCAGCCTGAACCTGCCGCTTTTCATCGAAGCCAAGCGCGTAAGCGTGTTCACCCACCGCAGCACGGATGTGGATGTGATCATCGACCTGATGATTCACGATCTGGACATCATTCTCTCGCTCGTGCAGGCGCCGATTGCGAGCCTCAGCGCAGTGGGCGGGCCGATCATCACCCCGCACACCGACATCGTGAACGCGCATCTCATCTTTCAGAACGGCTGCACCGCCAACATCACCACCAGCCGGGTTTCCCCGATGATGGAACGCCGCATGCGCATCTTCCAGCCCGGCGAATGTCTGACCATTGACTTCAACCAAAAAAGCTGCAGCCAGCTCAAACTCACGGTAGATGCCCTGGAAAACATGCCGGTGCCGGTGGTACGGGAGATTCCGGTCGTCCCCGCAGACGCGCTGGAGCAGGAACTGCTCGACTTTGTCGGCTGCGTGCGCACGCGCAGGCAGCCCACCGTGACCGGCGCCCAGGGCCGGGACGCCCTGGCGCTGGCGCTCGAGATCATCGCAGCCGCCCAGAAAAATCACCAACTGCTCAACCAGACCATGCAGGCGGCGGGTTTCAGGGACTGCGCCTTCCTGCAGCACGCCACCATACGGCCCTGA
- a CDS encoding succinate CoA transferase, whose translation MEAREVTDTSRVRNKAFLSKIMSAEQAAELVPNGAIVGFSGFVGSGCPLLVPPKLAERAKRLHAAGQDFKISILSGASTDPNVDGVLAEAEAVAFRTPFFTDKNLRAAVNSGKTGYMDVHLSSLAGQVEAGFFGKMDCAIIEVTGITEEGKLIPSTSIGNNPLWLKLADKIILEVNTIQPPELEGIHDVALLGIAPNRKPIGINRVSDRIGSPYMDVDPNKVVAVVLTESGDRVNKFNPPDPVSTAIGDHVVAFLKQEEAAGRLPKGRLLPLQSGIGNVANAVLAGLARAGYRGLECYTEVIQDGLLYLIRDGVVDMASTATISLSPDAVAEFRRDVAFYSKHIILRPQEFSNNPEVIRRIGVIGMNGMLEADIYGNVNSTHIMGTGMMNGIGGSGDFARNGYISIFLTGSTAKNGAISSIVPFAAHIDHTEHDTMVVVTEYGFADLRGKCPRDRARAMIAIAHPDYRPMLQDYFDRACAQPKPGQTPHILSEALSWHDRYVKTGTMKP comes from the coding sequence ATGGAAGCACGCGAAGTGACCGATACCAGTCGGGTCAGAAACAAGGCATTCTTGAGCAAAATCATGAGCGCCGAGCAGGCGGCCGAGCTGGTGCCCAACGGCGCGATCGTCGGCTTCAGCGGCTTTGTCGGTTCCGGCTGCCCGCTTTTGGTGCCGCCCAAGCTGGCGGAACGCGCCAAGCGGCTGCACGCCGCGGGTCAGGACTTCAAAATCAGCATCCTCTCCGGCGCCTCCACCGATCCCAACGTGGACGGCGTGCTGGCCGAGGCCGAGGCAGTGGCCTTCCGGACGCCCTTCTTCACCGACAAGAATCTCCGCGCTGCGGTCAACAGCGGCAAAACCGGCTATATGGACGTGCATCTCTCGTCTCTGGCCGGGCAGGTCGAAGCCGGCTTTTTCGGCAAAATGGACTGCGCCATTATCGAGGTGACGGGCATTACCGAGGAGGGCAAGCTCATCCCCTCGACCTCCATCGGCAACAATCCCCTGTGGCTCAAGCTGGCCGACAAAATCATTCTCGAGGTCAACACCATCCAGCCGCCGGAGCTGGAAGGCATCCACGATGTGGCGCTTCTGGGCATCGCGCCCAATCGCAAGCCGATTGGCATCAACAGGGTCAGTGACCGCATCGGCTCGCCCTACATGGACGTTGACCCGAACAAGGTTGTGGCTGTCGTGTTGACCGAATCCGGCGATCGTGTCAACAAGTTCAATCCGCCTGATCCGGTCTCCACCGCCATCGGCGACCATGTCGTGGCCTTTCTCAAGCAGGAAGAGGCGGCCGGCCGCCTGCCCAAGGGCAGGCTCCTGCCCCTGCAATCCGGTATCGGCAACGTGGCCAACGCCGTCCTGGCAGGGCTCGCGCGCGCGGGCTACAGGGGCCTGGAATGCTATACCGAGGTCATTCAGGACGGGCTGCTGTACCTGATTCGTGATGGCGTGGTGGATATGGCGAGCACCGCCACCATTTCGCTCTCCCCGGATGCGGTGGCGGAGTTCCGCAGGGACGTGGCCTTCTACAGCAAGCACATCATTCTGCGTCCCCAGGAATTTTCCAACAATCCCGAGGTGATTCGTCGCATAGGGGTGATCGGCATGAACGGCATGCTGGAGGCCGACATCTACGGCAATGTCAACTCCACCCACATCATGGGCACCGGCATGATGAACGGCATCGGTGGTTCCGGCGACTTTGCCCGCAACGGCTACATCTCCATCTTCCTGACCGGTTCCACGGCCAAAAACGGGGCGATTTCCTCCATCGTGCCCTTTGCCGCCCACATCGACCATACCGAGCACGACACCATGGTGGTGGTCACGGAGTACGGTTTTGCCGACCTGCGCGGCAAATGCCCGCGCGACCGGGCCAGGGCCATGATCGCCATTGCCCATCCGGATTACCGGCCCATGCTGCAGGACTATTTCGACCGCGCCTGCGCCCAGCCCAAGCCCGGCCAGACCCCGCACATCCTCTCCGAGGCCCTGTCCTGGCACGACCGCTATGTAAAAACCGGCACCATGAAGCCGTAA
- a CDS encoding HP0495 family protein, translated as MAPEHLEIEYPCLWQYRLIGEDEDRLRAALAECVDPARCTIGRGHVSTGGHYLSLVVDLTVDSEEERLRLYQRLAAHPHIRMVL; from the coding sequence ATGGCGCCAGAGCATCTGGAGATCGAATACCCCTGCCTCTGGCAGTACCGCCTGATTGGCGAGGACGAGGATAGGCTGCGGGCCGCGCTGGCCGAATGCGTGGATCCGGCGCGCTGCACGATCGGCCGGGGCCATGTCAGCACGGGCGGCCATTATCTGAGTCTGGTGGTGGACCTGACGGTGGACAGCGAGGAGGAACGGCTGCGGCTCTACCAAAGGCTGGCGGCCCATCCCCACATCAGGATGGTGCTGTAA